One Pectinophora gossypiella chromosome 25, ilPecGoss1.1, whole genome shotgun sequence DNA window includes the following coding sequences:
- the LOC126378124 gene encoding beclin-1-like protein, whose product MSETKSFVSFSCQRCLQPLKLDESLNNLGEHTIADLTLQIRRNNEADLDLQSSSLEHYVPPFRMSESGNGANGFMVISDGWETTSLGHQLHVKATLFDLLSNNSDVDHPLCDECTDTLLELMDNQLRLTEAEWKDYSEYLKKLEDDKEDLNLEGLEKELEDWKQEQARLLQELQALQKEEKAMKDEIDIQEKEKERLEKEQDIYWREYTKYRKDLMTTEDQMKFYECQLSYTQTQLEKLKKTNVFKATFHISDSGQFGIINNFRLGRLPTAPVDWSEINAAWGQTVLLLSSLARKINFCFQRYRLVPYGNHSYIEVLEDQKVLPLYGSGGFRFLWDTKFDAAMVAFLDCLQQFKEQVEKGNTGFCLPYRIDKGKIEDTASPPHAYSIKIQFNSEEHWTKALKYMLTNLKWALTWISSQFSEDKPENQIV is encoded by the coding sequence ATGAGCGAAACAAAATCGTTCGTTAGTTTCTCCTGCCAGCGATGCTTGCAGCCTCTGAAGCTTGACGAGTCATTGAACAATTTGGGGGAGCATACCATTGCTGATTTAACACTACAGATACGTCGAAATAATGAGGCCGATTTGGATTTGCAATCTTCGAGTTTGGAACACTATGTGCCCCCATTTCGGATGTCCGAGTCAGGTAACGGAGCCAACGGTTTCATGGTGATCTCCGATGGGTGGGAGACCACATCCCTAGGCCACCAGTTACACGTCAAAGCTACATTATTTGACTTGTTGTCGAACAATTCCGATGTGGACCATCCCCTTTGTGATGAATGTACGGACACGCTGTTAGAGCTCATGGATAACCAGTTAAGGCTCACAGAAGCAGAATGGAAAGACTACAGCGAGTATCTGAAGAAGTTGGAAGATGATAAAGAGGATTTGAACTTGGAAGGACTTGAGAAAGAACTAGAAGATTGGAAACAGGAGCAAGCTAGATTATTACAAGAGTTACAAGCACTGCAGAAAGAAGAGAAAGCAATGAAAGATGAAATTGACATACAAGAGAAGGAGAAAGAGagattagaaaaagaacaagatATCTACTGGAGGGAGTATACGAAGTACAGAAAGGatttaatgacaacagaagATCAAATGAAGTTTTACGAGTGCCAACTGTCTTATACTCAAACTCAACTAGAAAAGTTGAAAAAGACAAATGTTTTTAAAGCAACATTCCACATTTCTGATTCTGGTCAATTTGGTATTATAAACAACTTTCGCTTGGGTCGATTGCCAACGGCACCTGTTGATTGGTCAGAGATTAACGCTGCATGGGGCCAAACTGTTCTCCTTCTGTCTTCGTTAGCAAGGAAAATCAACTTCTGTTTTCAACGATACCGATTAGTCCCGTACGGTAATCATTCATACATAGAAGTTTTGGAAGACCAGAAAGTTCTACCATTGTATGGTTCAGGCGGATTCCGTTTTCTCTGGGACACCAAGTTTGATGCGGCAATGGTGGCATTCCTGGACTGTCTTCAGCAGTTTAAGGAACAAGTAGAGAAGGGAAACACTGGTTTCTGTTTACCTTATAGAATAGATAAAGGGAAAATTGAGGACACTGCTTCACCACCGCATGCTTATTCGATAAAAATACAGTTTAATTCCGAAGAACATTGGACTAAAGCCCTTAAATATATGCTCACTAATCTAAAATGGGCGTTGACTTGGATTTCGTCTCAGTTCAGCGAAGATAAGCCGGAAAATCAAATTGTTTAA